Proteins from a single region of Salipiger sp. H15:
- a CDS encoding universal stress protein, producing the protein MFTRIMVPVDLTHADRLAKALTVAGDLAAHYGARLVFVGVTAALPSGIARTPQEYGEKLDAFAKARGLAAGVPAEAHAVTTHDPAVDLDPALVAAVSETGADLVVMASHVPGLADHFWPSNGGTIAARAKVSVLLVR; encoded by the coding sequence ATGTTCACCCGCATCATGGTCCCTGTGGATTTGACCCATGCCGACCGGCTCGCGAAGGCGCTGACCGTCGCGGGCGATCTTGCCGCGCATTACGGCGCGCGGCTGGTCTTCGTCGGGGTCACCGCGGCCTTGCCCTCGGGAATTGCCCGCACGCCGCAGGAATACGGCGAGAAGCTCGACGCCTTTGCCAAGGCGCGGGGCCTCGCCGCGGGCGTGCCCGCCGAGGCCCATGCGGTGACCACGCATGACCCCGCGGTCGATCTCGACCCGGCGCTGGTCGCCGCAGTGAGCGAGACCGGCGCGGATCTCGTGGTCATGGCGAGCCACGTTCCCGGGCTTGCCGACCATTTCTGGCCGTCGAACGGCGGCACCATCGCGGCGCGGGCCAAGGTCTCGGTGCTGCTGGTGCGCTGA
- a CDS encoding TrgA family protein, producing the protein MTTASRLVAALCLAGLALIASRYIMTALMPASTVFGYFLWVNVALGFVIGWKSLGIRVGRGMANGISAGITATVLLVFWGIAAQAINEMLRLAMRHRYDGPMEAVVGIFELFLDFAGHLLDGGFVGLMALGAVLSGALAELAARSWR; encoded by the coding sequence ATGACCACCGCTTCGCGCCTCGTGGCTGCCCTCTGTCTTGCCGGCCTGGCTCTGATCGCGTCCCGCTACATCATGACCGCGCTGATGCCGGCGAGCACGGTCTTCGGCTATTTCCTCTGGGTCAACGTCGCGCTCGGCTTCGTCATCGGCTGGAAGTCGCTCGGCATCCGCGTCGGCCGGGGCATGGCGAACGGCATCTCCGCCGGGATCACCGCCACGGTGCTGCTGGTGTTCTGGGGAATTGCCGCGCAGGCGATCAACGAGATGCTTCGGCTGGCGATGCGCCACCGGTACGACGGGCCGATGGAGGCCGTGGTCGGGATCTTCGAACTCTTCCTTGATTTCGCGGGCCACCTGTTGGACGGAGGGTTCGTCGGCCTGATGGCGCTGGGGGCGGTGCTCTCCGGCGCGCTTGCGGAGCTGGCAGCGCGAAGCTGGAGATGA
- a CDS encoding aminotransferase class V-fold PLP-dependent enzyme codes for MLDIEFTRGLFPAFSEPSLQGLAFFENAGGSYTCGPVIDRLTRFYHARKMQPYGPYAPARDGGAEMDEARVRMAALLGVETEELSFGPSTSANTFVLANAFRRFLKPGEAIIVTNQDHEANSGPWRRLAEEGIEVREWRMDPETGHLDPAALADLLDEKVRLVCFPHCSNVVGEINPVAEICAMVHAAGAFACVDGVSYAPHGFPDVGALGADIYLFSAYKTYGPHQGLMVIRRALGELLPNQGHYFNGGTLYKRFTPAGPDHAQVAACAGMADYVDAQAAHHGTDARGVAALMRAQEVALTKPLLDYLAGRNSVRLLGTTDAERRAPTIAVEHAKPGLALAEALAEHGIMAGGGDFYAVRALQAQGVEPDKGVLRLSFTHYTTEAEVTKLLEALDAVL; via the coding sequence ATGCTGGATATCGAGTTCACCCGCGGCCTTTTCCCGGCCTTCTCCGAGCCGTCGCTGCAGGGGCTGGCCTTCTTCGAGAATGCCGGCGGGTCCTACACCTGCGGGCCGGTGATCGACCGGCTGACGCGCTTCTACCACGCGCGCAAGATGCAGCCCTACGGCCCCTATGCTCCCGCGCGGGACGGCGGCGCCGAGATGGACGAGGCGCGGGTCCGCATGGCCGCGCTGCTGGGGGTCGAGACCGAGGAACTGAGCTTCGGCCCCTCGACCAGCGCCAACACCTTCGTGCTGGCCAATGCCTTCCGCCGGTTCCTGAAGCCGGGCGAGGCCATCATCGTCACCAACCAGGACCACGAGGCCAACTCGGGCCCCTGGCGGCGGCTGGCCGAGGAGGGGATCGAGGTCCGCGAATGGCGCATGGACCCCGAGACCGGCCACCTCGACCCGGCCGCGCTCGCCGACCTGCTGGACGAGAAGGTGCGGCTGGTCTGCTTCCCGCATTGCTCGAACGTGGTGGGCGAGATCAACCCGGTCGCCGAGATCTGCGCCATGGTCCACGCCGCCGGCGCCTTTGCCTGCGTCGACGGCGTCAGCTACGCGCCGCACGGCTTCCCCGACGTGGGCGCGCTCGGCGCAGACATCTACCTCTTCTCGGCCTACAAGACCTACGGGCCCCATCAGGGCCTGATGGTGATCCGCCGCGCGCTCGGCGAGCTGCTGCCGAACCAGGGCCACTATTTCAACGGCGGCACGCTCTACAAGCGCTTCACCCCGGCGGGCCCGGACCATGCGCAGGTCGCGGCCTGTGCCGGGATGGCCGACTACGTCGACGCGCAGGCGGCGCACCACGGCACCGACGCGCGCGGGGTGGCGGCGCTGATGCGGGCACAGGAGGTGGCGCTGACCAAGCCGCTGCTCGACTACCTCGCCGGGCGCAACTCGGTGCGCCTGCTGGGCACGACCGACGCCGAGCGCCGCGCGCCGACCATCGCCGTCGAGCACGCGAAACCCGGCCTCGCGCTGGCCGAGGCGCTGGCGGAGCATGGCATCATGGCGGGCGGCGGCGATTTCTATGCGGTGCGCGCGCTGCAGGCGCAGGGGGTGGAACCCGACAAGGGCGTGCTGCGGCTCTCCTTCACCCATTACACCACCGAGGCCGAGGTGACGAAGCTTCTGGAGGCGCTCGACGCGGTGCTCTGA
- a CDS encoding molybdopterin cofactor-binding domain-containing protein encodes MLNYLEPLIESAAARVRLAKVTRRGFLGTTGAFALAAYAVPARAFDTYATGGAGMEHGIVEDPLVFVSIDPDGTVTLVAHRSEMGTGSRTSIPMVMADEMEADWSRVKIVQAPGDEPKYGNQDTDGSRSMRHHIQMARKIGGAVRTMLARAAAAEWGVDPSEVTVEMHEAKGPAGQSLGFGELAAAAMTQPVPAHEEVTYKTEDQFRYIGKGEVQIIDLHDITTGSAVYGADVVLPGMKYAVIARPPVVAGKALSYDATEALAVPGVESVHEIPYVSMPVQFSPLGGIAVVASNTWAAMQGRDKLKIEWEAGPNGGYNSEPYMQEMIATSENPGTVARDQGDVEAALAGAAKTFTGTYTQDHVAHIPMEPPAAIASYTPDALEIWAPVQSPYTTRKDAAKALGLTPEQVTVNVTLLGGGFGRKSKADYVTEAALLSKEVGAPVRVQWTREDDVKHSFYHTTSAERIDVALDEAGKVTGWRHRSVAPSILSTFAPDEGNVLPIELAMGMTDLPFDLPNIRCEHGKALAHTRIGWFRSVSNIPHAWAIGSCVGELASELGKDQRQMWLELIGAPRTLDLAASGLPGDFWNYGEPMAEFPIETGRLANVLNVVADGIGYGKDLPEGEGIGLAVHRSFVSYVACAARVKVADGKITVPEMHMAIDCGFAANPERIQSQLQGAAVMGMTVALHSGITFEDGAVTQSNYYDYDVVRSDNFPTVVTHIVPHPFSVHATGVGEPGVPPVAPAIANGLFAATGERRRHLPMGVDA; translated from the coding sequence ATGCTGAACTATCTTGAACCGCTGATCGAGAGCGCCGCCGCCCGGGTGCGGCTGGCCAAGGTCACCCGCCGGGGCTTTCTCGGCACCACCGGCGCCTTCGCCCTTGCCGCCTACGCGGTCCCGGCGCGCGCCTTCGACACCTATGCCACCGGCGGGGCGGGCATGGAGCACGGCATCGTCGAGGACCCGCTGGTCTTCGTCTCGATCGACCCCGATGGCACGGTGACGCTGGTCGCGCACCGCTCCGAGATGGGCACCGGCAGCCGCACCTCGATCCCGATGGTCATGGCCGACGAGATGGAGGCCGACTGGTCGCGCGTGAAGATCGTCCAGGCACCGGGCGACGAGCCGAAATACGGCAACCAGGACACCGACGGCTCGCGCTCGATGCGCCACCACATCCAGATGGCGCGCAAGATCGGCGGCGCGGTGCGCACCATGTTGGCCCGCGCCGCGGCGGCGGAATGGGGTGTCGATCCCTCCGAGGTCACCGTCGAGATGCACGAGGCGAAGGGGCCCGCGGGCCAGAGCCTCGGCTTCGGCGAGCTGGCCGCGGCGGCGATGACCCAGCCGGTCCCGGCGCACGAGGAGGTCACCTACAAGACCGAGGACCAGTTCCGCTACATCGGCAAGGGCGAGGTGCAGATCATCGACCTGCACGACATCACCACCGGCAGCGCGGTCTACGGCGCCGACGTGGTCCTGCCGGGGATGAAATACGCGGTGATCGCCCGCCCGCCGGTGGTCGCGGGCAAGGCGCTGTCCTACGACGCGACCGAGGCGCTGGCCGTCCCCGGCGTCGAGAGCGTGCACGAGATCCCCTATGTCTCGATGCCCGTGCAGTTCTCGCCGCTCGGCGGCATCGCCGTGGTCGCCAGCAACACCTGGGCCGCGATGCAGGGCCGCGACAAGCTGAAGATCGAGTGGGAGGCCGGGCCGAACGGCGGCTACAATTCCGAGCCCTACATGCAGGAGATGATCGCCACCTCGGAGAACCCCGGGACGGTGGCGCGCGACCAGGGCGACGTCGAGGCGGCGCTTGCGGGCGCCGCGAAGACCTTCACCGGCACCTACACGCAGGATCACGTCGCGCATATCCCGATGGAGCCGCCGGCGGCGATCGCCAGCTACACCCCGGACGCGCTCGAGATCTGGGCGCCGGTGCAGAGCCCCTACACCACGCGCAAGGACGCGGCCAAGGCGCTGGGACTCACCCCCGAGCAGGTCACGGTCAACGTCACGCTGCTCGGCGGCGGCTTCGGGCGCAAGTCCAAGGCCGACTACGTCACCGAGGCGGCGCTGCTCTCGAAGGAGGTCGGCGCGCCGGTGCGGGTGCAGTGGACGCGCGAGGATGACGTGAAGCACTCGTTCTACCACACCACCTCGGCGGAGCGGATCGACGTCGCGCTCGACGAGGCGGGCAAGGTCACCGGCTGGCGGCACCGCTCGGTGGCGCCCTCGATCCTGTCGACCTTCGCCCCGGACGAGGGCAACGTGCTGCCGATCGAGCTGGCCATGGGGATGACGGACCTGCCGTTCGACCTGCCGAACATCCGCTGCGAGCATGGCAAGGCGCTGGCCCATACGCGCATCGGCTGGTTCCGCTCGGTGTCGAACATCCCGCACGCCTGGGCGATCGGCTCCTGCGTCGGCGAGCTGGCCAGCGAGCTCGGCAAGGACCAGCGGCAGATGTGGCTCGAACTGATCGGCGCGCCGCGCACGCTCGACCTCGCGGCCTCGGGCCTGCCGGGGGACTTCTGGAACTACGGCGAGCCCATGGCCGAATTCCCGATCGAGACCGGGCGGCTGGCCAACGTGCTCAACGTCGTGGCCGACGGCATCGGCTACGGCAAGGACCTGCCCGAGGGCGAGGGCATCGGCCTTGCCGTGCACCGCAGCTTCGTCTCCTACGTCGCCTGCGCGGCGCGGGTGAAGGTGGCGGACGGCAAGATCACCGTCCCCGAGATGCACATGGCCATCGACTGCGGCTTCGCCGCCAACCCCGAGCGCATCCAGAGCCAGCTGCAGGGCGCGGCGGTGATGGGCATGACCGTGGCGCTGCACTCGGGCATCACCTTCGAGGACGGCGCGGTGACGCAGTCGAACTACTACGACTACGACGTGGTGCGGTCCGACAACTTCCCGACCGTGGTCACCCATATCGTGCCGCACCCGTTCTCGGTCCATGCGACGGGCGTGGGCGAGCCCGGCGTGCCGCCGGTGGCACCGGCCATCGCCAACGGCCTCTTCGCCGCCACCGGTGAGCGCCGGCGCCACCTGCCGATGGGCGTCGACGCCTGA
- a CDS encoding NUDIX domain-containing protein, which produces MKIFLSGMLAHPGLLAIVLDRPAELAPAVLPDHAVRAPVGGADLLTALCAAPGEEAPGGVLRDAGEADLERLCYFTGWQEQEFSGLALTGEDGPVLARIDPACAGGFWDGAAWEAEGAALGCEIAREIMRGHGRRPAAMVRSIRPYLAARAWARALADRETPCTLRSDRTREGAVRILSDRSAHDGFFRMRAFSLQHERFDGTMSEVVQREGFVAYDAALVLPYDPARDLVLLIEQMRYGPILREDRHPWVLEPVAGLVDAGESPEDCARREAVEEAGLQLGALEPMVRVYASPGYTSEFFHCFLGLCDLGGHEGGIAGLDSEHEDIRSHVLPFDHAMELVESGEINAGPLAMMLLWLARARERLRSAA; this is translated from the coding sequence ATGAAGATTTTCCTGTCCGGCATGCTGGCGCATCCCGGGCTGCTGGCGATCGTCCTCGATCGCCCGGCCGAGCTGGCGCCCGCGGTCCTGCCGGACCATGCGGTGCGTGCCCCCGTGGGCGGCGCCGACCTGCTGACCGCGCTCTGCGCCGCGCCGGGTGAGGAGGCGCCCGGCGGCGTCCTGCGGGACGCGGGCGAGGCGGATCTCGAGCGGCTCTGCTACTTCACCGGCTGGCAGGAGCAGGAGTTCTCGGGTCTCGCGCTGACGGGTGAGGACGGCCCCGTGCTGGCGCGCATCGACCCGGCCTGCGCCGGCGGGTTCTGGGACGGCGCCGCCTGGGAGGCCGAGGGCGCGGCGCTCGGCTGCGAGATCGCGCGGGAGATCATGCGCGGCCACGGACGGCGCCCGGCCGCGATGGTGCGCAGCATCCGGCCCTACCTTGCCGCGCGGGCCTGGGCGCGGGCGCTCGCCGACCGCGAGACCCCCTGCACGCTGCGCTCGGACCGCACGCGCGAGGGCGCGGTGCGGATCCTGTCGGACCGCTCGGCGCATGACGGGTTCTTTCGCATGCGCGCCTTCAGCCTGCAGCACGAGCGGTTCGACGGCACGATGTCCGAGGTGGTGCAGCGCGAGGGCTTCGTCGCCTATGACGCGGCGCTGGTGCTGCCTTACGATCCGGCGCGCGACCTCGTGCTGCTGATCGAGCAGATGCGCTACGGCCCGATCCTGCGCGAGGACCGCCACCCCTGGGTGCTGGAGCCCGTTGCCGGGCTGGTCGATGCCGGCGAGAGCCCCGAGGACTGCGCGCGGCGCGAGGCGGTCGAGGAGGCCGGGCTGCAGCTCGGCGCGCTCGAGCCGATGGTGCGGGTCTATGCCTCGCCCGGCTACACCAGCGAGTTCTTCCACTGTTTCCTCGGCCTGTGCGACCTTGGCGGCCACGAGGGCGGCATCGCCGGTCTCGACAGCGAGCACGAGGACATCCGCAGCCACGTCCTGCCCTTCGATCACGCGATGGAACTGGTGGAGAGCGGCGAGATCAACGCCGGGCCGCTGGCGATGATGCTCCTGTGGCTGGCACGCGCGCGTGAGAGGCTCCGTTCGGCGGCTTGA
- a CDS encoding N-acetyltransferase, whose protein sequence is MQTGSIHIRTEGPEEAAAISALTTSAFDSAEHASGHEAQIVEDLRSAGALTVSLVAEEGGALVGHVAVSPVEVDGHHGWQGLGPISVVPGRQRGGIGTALMRAALSELRAAHCKGVVLVGNPAFYGHFGFRQAPGLVLAGVPPEVLLALPFGAEMPEGVLRYHAAFGLE, encoded by the coding sequence ATGCAGACCGGCAGCATCCACATCAGGACCGAGGGACCGGAGGAGGCCGCGGCGATCTCGGCCCTGACCACGAGCGCCTTCGACAGCGCCGAACATGCCAGCGGCCACGAGGCGCAGATCGTCGAGGACCTGCGCTCGGCCGGGGCGCTCACCGTCTCGCTGGTGGCCGAGGAAGGTGGCGCGCTGGTCGGCCATGTCGCCGTCTCGCCGGTCGAGGTGGACGGGCACCATGGCTGGCAGGGGCTGGGGCCGATCTCGGTCGTGCCCGGGCGGCAGCGGGGCGGCATCGGCACGGCGCTCATGCGCGCCGCCCTCTCCGAGCTTCGTGCGGCGCATTGCAAGGGCGTGGTGCTGGTCGGTAACCCGGCCTTCTACGGGCATTTCGGCTTCCGCCAGGCGCCCGGGCTGGTGCTCGCAGGCGTGCCGCCCGAGGTGCTTCTCGCCCTGCCCTTCGGCGCCGAGATGCCCGAGGGCGTGCTGCGCTACCACGCCGCCTTCGGGCTGGAGTGA
- a CDS encoding cysteine synthase A, with amino-acid sequence MRVAQDLAQAVGHTPMIRLRKASEITGCEILAKAEFMNPGQSVKDRAALYIIKDAMEKGLLEPGGTIVEGTAGNTGIGLALVGASMGFRTVIVIPETQSQEKKDMIRLAGAELVQVPAAPYRNPNNYVRYSGRLAEELAKTETHGAIWANQFDNVANRLAHLETTGPEIWDQTGGKVDGFICAVGSGGTLAGTAMALQPKGVKIGLADPMGAALYSYYTTGELKAEGDSITEGIGQGRITANLEGFTPDFAYQIPDAEALPVVFDLLSEEGLCVGGSSGINVAGAIRMAREMGPGHTIVTVLCDYGTRYQSKLFNPGFLRSRDLPVPGWLDRSPASIPGVFEDV; translated from the coding sequence ATGCGCGTGGCACAGGATCTGGCGCAGGCCGTCGGACATACCCCGATGATCCGTCTGAGGAAGGCCAGCGAGATCACGGGATGCGAAATCCTCGCCAAGGCCGAGTTCATGAACCCGGGCCAGTCGGTGAAGGACCGCGCGGCGCTGTACATCATCAAGGACGCGATGGAGAAGGGCCTGCTCGAGCCGGGCGGCACCATCGTCGAGGGCACCGCGGGCAACACCGGGATCGGCCTCGCGCTGGTCGGGGCCTCGATGGGCTTCCGCACGGTCATCGTGATTCCCGAGACCCAGAGCCAGGAGAAGAAGGACATGATCCGCCTGGCCGGTGCCGAACTGGTGCAGGTCCCCGCGGCGCCCTACCGCAACCCCAACAACTACGTGCGCTACTCGGGCCGCCTGGCCGAGGAGCTGGCGAAGACCGAGACGCACGGCGCGATCTGGGCCAACCAGTTCGACAACGTCGCCAACCGCCTGGCGCATCTCGAGACCACCGGCCCCGAGATCTGGGACCAGACCGGCGGCAAGGTCGACGGCTTCATCTGCGCCGTGGGTTCGGGCGGCACGCTGGCGGGCACCGCCATGGCGCTGCAGCCCAAGGGCGTGAAGATCGGCCTCGCCGACCCGATGGGCGCGGCGCTCTACAGCTACTACACCACCGGCGAGCTGAAGGCCGAGGGCGACTCGATCACCGAGGGCATCGGCCAGGGCCGGATCACCGCGAACCTCGAGGGCTTCACCCCCGATTTCGCCTACCAGATTCCCGACGCCGAGGCGCTGCCGGTGGTCTTTGACCTGCTCTCCGAGGAAGGTCTCTGCGTCGGCGGCTCGTCGGGCATCAACGTCGCGGGCGCGATCCGCATGGCCCGCGAGATGGGCCCGGGTCACACCATCGTCACCGTGCTCTGCGACTATGGCACGCGCTACCAGTCCAAGCTCTTCAACCCGGGCTTCCTGCGCTCGCGCGATCTGCCGGTGCCGGGCTGGCTCGACCGCTCGCCCGCCTCGATCCCCGGCGTGTTCGAGGACGTATGA
- a CDS encoding (2Fe-2S)-binding protein has product MTTITLNGTQRDFDEDPAMPLLWAIRDIAGLTGTKYGCGAGLCGACTVHVEGKAVRACQTSLGAVEGKAVTTIEGLDPEGNHPVQVAWRDLNVPQCGFCQPGQIMQAAAFLGETPKPTDDQILAAMSGNVCRCGCYQRIVEAVRHASTGI; this is encoded by the coding sequence ATGACCACCATTACGCTGAACGGCACCCAGCGGGACTTCGACGAAGATCCCGCCATGCCGCTGCTCTGGGCCATCCGCGACATCGCCGGGCTCACGGGTACGAAATACGGCTGCGGCGCCGGGCTCTGCGGGGCCTGCACGGTGCATGTCGAGGGCAAGGCGGTGCGCGCCTGCCAGACCAGCCTTGGCGCCGTCGAGGGCAAGGCCGTCACCACCATCGAGGGGCTCGACCCCGAGGGCAACCACCCCGTTCAGGTCGCGTGGCGCGATCTCAACGTGCCGCAATGCGGCTTCTGCCAGCCCGGCCAGATCATGCAGGCGGCGGCCTTCCTCGGCGAGACCCCGAAACCCACCGACGACCAGATTCTCGCGGCCATGTCCGGCAATGTCTGCCGCTGCGGCTGCTACCAGAGGATCGTCGAGGCCGTCCGTCACGCCAGCACGGGGATCTGA
- a CDS encoding BCCT family transporter — MSDTSQAPDQGIPAPEGAADIIDTDYEIGQDNIEAQFGPFGLDIHNPVFVISGAVVVAFVFYTLALPEQAGAIFSWLFSFATKTFDWFFLGAANIFVIFCLLLIVTPMGSVRLGGAEATPDYGYAGWFAMLFAAGMGIGLMFFGVLEPVYHMAVSSPLGVPSPFDADGNLIPENVEAAKTIGLAATIFHWGLHPWAIYAVMALALALFSYNKGLPLTVRSAFYPLLGERVWGWPGHIIDILAVFATLFGLATSLGFGAQQVNAGLNHVFGLPVSATMQVVIITFITSIALVSVVRGLDGGVKVLSEINMILAAALLLFVLLVGPTLLIFTDFASGLWAYLVDLVPLSNPVGREDTDFVQGWTAFYWAWWISWSPFVGMFIARVSRGRTVREFLICVLIIPSLVCVLWMAVFGGAAIDQVLSDPAGSLVKANVIDDYNPPLSLFAMLEALPLSSITSVLAVVLVIVFFVTSSDSGSLVIDTITAGGKVDAPVPQRVFWACFEGAVAIVLLLSAGGLSSLQSMVISTGLPFTLVLLVMCLAIWRGLQAERRV, encoded by the coding sequence GTGAGCGACACTTCACAGGCCCCGGACCAGGGCATCCCGGCACCGGAGGGCGCCGCGGACATCATCGACACCGATTACGAGATCGGCCAGGACAATATCGAGGCGCAGTTCGGCCCCTTCGGGCTCGACATCCACAACCCGGTCTTCGTGATCTCGGGGGCGGTGGTCGTCGCCTTCGTCTTCTACACGCTGGCGCTGCCGGAGCAGGCAGGGGCGATCTTCAGCTGGCTGTTCTCGTTTGCCACCAAGACTTTCGATTGGTTTTTCCTCGGCGCGGCGAACATCTTCGTCATCTTCTGCCTGCTGCTGATCGTGACGCCCATGGGCTCGGTGCGGCTCGGCGGGGCGGAGGCGACGCCCGACTACGGCTACGCGGGCTGGTTCGCCATGCTCTTCGCCGCGGGCATGGGCATCGGGCTCATGTTCTTCGGCGTGCTGGAACCGGTCTACCACATGGCGGTGAGCTCGCCGCTCGGCGTGCCGTCGCCCTTCGACGCGGACGGCAACCTCATTCCCGAGAACGTCGAGGCGGCCAAGACCATCGGCCTTGCCGCGACGATCTTCCACTGGGGGCTGCACCCCTGGGCGATCTACGCGGTGATGGCGCTGGCGCTGGCGCTGTTTTCCTACAACAAGGGCCTGCCGCTGACCGTGCGCTCGGCCTTCTACCCGCTGCTGGGCGAGCGGGTCTGGGGCTGGCCGGGGCACATCATCGACATCCTTGCGGTCTTTGCCACGCTCTTCGGCCTTGCCACCTCGCTCGGCTTCGGCGCGCAGCAGGTGAACGCCGGGCTCAACCACGTCTTCGGCCTGCCGGTCAGCGCCACGATGCAGGTGGTGATCATCACCTTCATCACCTCGATCGCGCTGGTCTCGGTGGTGCGCGGCCTCGATGGCGGGGTGAAGGTGCTCTCCGAGATCAACATGATCCTCGCCGCGGCGCTGCTGCTCTTCGTGCTGCTGGTCGGCCCGACGCTGCTGATCTTCACCGATTTCGCCAGCGGGCTCTGGGCCTATCTCGTCGACCTCGTGCCGCTGTCGAATCCGGTGGGCCGCGAGGACACCGACTTCGTGCAGGGCTGGACCGCGTTCTACTGGGCGTGGTGGATCAGCTGGTCGCCTTTCGTCGGCATGTTCATCGCCCGCGTCAGCCGCGGCCGCACGGTGCGCGAGTTCCTCATCTGCGTGCTGATCATCCCGAGCCTCGTCTGCGTGCTCTGGATGGCGGTCTTTGGCGGTGCGGCGATCGACCAGGTGCTGAGCGATCCGGCGGGGAGCCTCGTGAAGGCCAACGTCATCGACGACTACAACCCGCCGCTGTCGCTCTTTGCCATGCTCGAGGCGTTGCCGCTCTCCTCGATCACCTCGGTGCTGGCGGTGGTGCTGGTGATCGTCTTCTTCGTCACCTCGTCGGACTCGGGCTCGCTGGTCATCGACACGATCACCGCGGGCGGCAAGGTCGACGCGCCGGTGCCGCAGCGGGTGTTCTGGGCCTGTTTCGAGGGGGCGGTGGCGATCGTGCTGCTGCTCTCGGCCGGGGGGCTGTCGTCACTGCAATCGATGGTGATCTCGACCGGATTGCCGTTCACGCTGGTGCTGCTGGTCATGTGCCTTGCCATCTGGCGCGGGCTGCAGGCCGAACGGCGGGTGTGA
- a CDS encoding deoxyribodipyrimidine photo-lyase has product MADVSPTIVWFRRDLRLSDHAALAAAVARGGAVIPVFLSDHTVDALGAAPKWRLERGLAALMAALEEKGTRLVLRAGPAREVIPELVRETGAGAVFWQRAYDPASVERDTDVKARLKDDGIEARSFEGHLLFEPWTVATKQGGYYKVYSPFWREVKHREVPAPVAAPSQLAAPARWPESAALEDWQLGAAMNRGGAVLEHYVSAGEAAALARLGTFMRDGVAEYGETRDRLDMEGTSRLSGYLSLGEISPARCWHAGLRAEAEGKAGAGKFLSELAWREFAYHLMWHTPHILEENWREDWRAFPWKEDRRLREVRLWEQARTGMEVVDAALREMYVTGYMHNRARMIVASYLTKHLLVHWRIGQAWFDDCLIDWDPAANAMGWQWVAGCGPDAAPYFRVFNPETQAEKFDPKGAYRRRWIAEGQAEPPRTARDYFEAVPRSWGLDPAADYPEPVVSARDGREAALAAYEARDF; this is encoded by the coding sequence ATGGCCGATGTTTCCCCGACGATCGTCTGGTTCCGGCGCGACCTGCGCCTGTCGGACCATGCCGCGCTGGCGGCGGCGGTGGCGCGCGGCGGGGCGGTGATCCCGGTCTTCCTGAGCGACCACACGGTCGACGCGCTCGGGGCGGCACCGAAATGGCGGCTGGAGCGGGGGCTGGCGGCGCTCATGGCGGCGCTGGAGGAGAAAGGCACGCGGCTGGTGCTGCGCGCGGGCCCGGCGCGCGAGGTGATCCCCGAACTGGTGCGCGAGACCGGGGCGGGCGCGGTCTTCTGGCAGCGCGCCTATGACCCGGCATCGGTCGAGCGCGACACGGACGTCAAGGCGCGGCTGAAGGACGACGGCATCGAGGCGCGGAGCTTCGAGGGGCACCTGCTGTTCGAGCCCTGGACGGTGGCGACGAAGCAGGGCGGTTATTACAAGGTCTACAGCCCTTTCTGGCGCGAGGTGAAGCACCGCGAGGTGCCCGCGCCGGTCGCGGCGCCCTCGCAGCTGGCCGCGCCCGCGCGCTGGCCCGAGAGCGCGGCGCTGGAGGACTGGCAGCTTGGCGCCGCGATGAACCGGGGCGGCGCGGTGCTGGAGCACTACGTCTCGGCGGGCGAGGCGGCGGCGCTGGCGCGGCTCGGCACCTTCATGCGCGACGGCGTCGCGGAGTACGGCGAGACCCGTGACCGGCTCGACATGGAGGGCACCTCGCGCCTGTCGGGATACCTCAGCCTTGGCGAGATCAGCCCGGCGCGCTGCTGGCACGCGGGGCTGCGGGCAGAGGCCGAGGGCAAGGCGGGCGCGGGAAAGTTCCTGTCGGAACTGGCGTGGCGCGAGTTCGCCTACCACCTGATGTGGCACACGCCGCATATCCTCGAGGAGAACTGGCGCGAGGACTGGCGGGCCTTTCCCTGGAAGGAGGACCGGCGGCTGCGCGAGGTGCGGCTCTGGGAACAGGCGCGCACCGGCATGGAGGTGGTCGATGCGGCGCTGCGCGAGATGTATGTCACCGGCTACATGCACAACCGCGCGCGGATGATCGTGGCAAGCTACCTGACCAAGCACCTTTTGGTGCACTGGCGCATCGGACAGGCGTGGTTCGACGACTGCCTAATCGACTGGGACCCGGCGGCGAACGCCATGGGCTGGCAATGGGTGGCGGGCTGCGGGCCGGACGCCGCGCCCTATTTCCGCGTCTTCAACCCCGAGACCCAGGCCGAGAAGTTCGACCCCAAGGGCGCCTACCGCCGCCGGTGGATCGCCGAGGGCCAGGCAGAGCCGCCGCGGACCGCGCGCGACTATTTCGAGGCGGTGCCGCGCAGCTGGGGGCTCGACCCCGCGGCGGATTACCCCGAGCCGGTGGTCTCGGCCCGGGACGGGCGCGAGGCGGCGCTGGCGGCCTACGAGGCGCGCGACTTCTGA